ACAGATAATCACATTCCAGCCCGGGAAAATGTTCGTTCGTTTCGAACGGGTATTCGTCGACCAGATAAAGCAGCTTCACTTGAGCCCACCAAAGGCCTCGCTGGCGATCTTCTTGGCAACGCGAATCCAAGAATATTGTGAACGCACTCTTTGGCCGAGATTTTGTCCAAGCCGTTGCCGTAACTTTGGATCTCGAGCGAGTCGAATCAACGCACCGGCCAGTTGCTCCACGTCTCCGGATCGGATCAGGATGGCTTCCTTCTCCGCTTCGACCACTTCCCGAACCGGAGCCTCGTCCGGAACGATGACGGCCTTATCCATTGCGCCGTATTCGAAAAGCTTGATGGGAGAGCAATATCGAGTCGTTGCGGGCATCACGCAAATGTCGAAATTCATGATCACTCCCGGTACGTCGGTGTGGGGAACGTTCCCGGAAAAATAAATCCGATCTATGGCGCTCGATTGATCCACGTGTGCGCGAAGCGCGACGTTTCGGAAGGCCGGGCCGACAATCATGAGTCTGGCGTTCATTTCGGGGGGAATCCTCGAAAATGCATCCACCAACGTTTCCAAGCGATACCAAACGAGATCGGATCCGACGAAGCCGATCCATAATTCGGACGGCTTTTTCATCGGAGGATTCTTTGAAGGTTCGGCTCGTTTCGGATCGAACTGCTCAAGATTGACTCCGTTGGAGATGACAACGACTTTCGCGGCTTCGACGCCGTTGCTTTGGAGCCAATCACGGATGACGCCCGAGACCACGACGATTCGATCCGCAGCTCGAAGAGCATGCCAAATTCGGTGAC
The DNA window shown above is from Bdellovibrionota bacterium and carries:
- a CDS encoding glycosyltransferase family 4 protein is translated as MRLAYICSNPTYRLDVPSGYATHIRELSTAFQEIGIDVSTHLPQKYSGPGVISPGVRSHRLRGFVPTVVWEGLKDLRRLNSDRSFAHVLRREFKLIRPDVVYERIDYSGGAASSVAKIFRSRYVLEIHAPLDEEARTLSGPRPFWPWFRHRIWHALRAADRIVVVSGVIRDWLQSNGVEAAKVVVISNGVNLEQFDPKRAEPSKNPPMKKPSELWIGFVGSDLVWYRLETLVDAFSRIPPEMNARLMIVGPAFRNVALRAHVDQSSAIDRIYFSGNVPHTDVPGVIMNFDICVMPATTRYCSPIKLFEYGAMDKAVIVPDEAPVREVVEAEKEAILIRSGDVEQLAGALIRLARDPKLRQRLGQNLGQRVRSQYSWIRVAKKIASEAFGGLK